One genomic region from Lathamus discolor isolate bLatDis1 chromosome 9, bLatDis1.hap1, whole genome shotgun sequence encodes:
- the PRPS1 gene encoding ribose-phosphate pyrophosphokinase 1 isoform X1: MPNIKIFSGSSHQDLSQKIADRLGLELGKVVTKKFSNQETCVEIGESVRGEDVYIVQSGCGEINDNLMELLIMINACKIASASRVTAVIPCFPYARQDKKDKSRAPISAKLVANMLSVAGADHIITMDLHASQIQGFFDIPVDNLYAEPAVLKWIKENIAEWKNCTIVSPDAGGAKRVTSIADRLNVDFALIHKERKKANEVDRMVLVGDVKDRVAILVDDMADTCGTICHAADKLVSAGATKVYAILTHGIFSGPAISRINNACFEAVVVTNTIPQEDKMKQCPKIQVIDISMILAEAIRRTHNGESVSYLFSHVPL; the protein is encoded by the exons ATGCCCAACATCAAGATCTTCAGCGGGAGCTCGCACCAGGACCTGTCGCAGAAGATCGCGGACCGCCTCGGCCTGGAGCTGGGCAAGGTGGTCACCAAGAAGTTCAGCAACCAGGAGACATG tgtggaaaTAGGCGAGAGCGTACGTGGGGAGGACGTCTACATTGTGCAGAGTGGCTGTGGTGAAATCAATGACAATCTGATGGAGCTCCTTATCATGATAAATGCCTGTAAGATTGCCTCTGCCAGCAGAGTCACAGCTGTCATACCCTGCTTCCCTTATGCTCGGCAGGACAAAAAGGACAAG AGTCGAGCTCCAATCTCTGCCAAGCTGGTTGCAAATATGCTGTCTGTGGCAGGTGCAGATCATATAATCACCATGGACCTGCATGCATCTCAGATTCAG GGCTTTTTTGATATCCCTGTTGATAACTTATATGCTGAGCCTGCTGTACTGAAGTGGATCAAAGAGAATATTGCAGAGTGGAAGAACTGCACCATTGTTTCACCAGATGCTGGTGGAGCCAAGAG AGTGACCTCCATTGCAGATCGATTGAATGTAGACTTCGCCCTCATTCACAAGGAGCGCAAGAAGGCAAACGAAGTGGATCGCATGGTCCTGGTGGGTGATGTGAAAGACAGAGTGGCCATTCTGGTAGATGATATGGCAGACACATGTGGTACCATCTGTCATGCTGCAGACAA GCTTGTGTCAGCAGGAGCCACCAAAGTTTATGCTATCCTAACTCACGGGATCTTTTCTGGGCCAGCAATCTCTCGGATCAACAACGCCTGTTTTGAGGCTGTCGTGGTCACAAACACGATACCCCAGGAGGACAAGATGAAGCAGTGCCCTAAAATCCAG GTGATTGACATCTCGATGATCCTTGCAGAGGCCATCAGGAGGACTCATAATGGGGAATCTGTCTCCTACCTGTTCAGCCATGTCCCTTTATAA
- the LOC136019324 gene encoding thymosin beta-15A homolog, with the protein MCDKPDLSEVEKFDKKKLKKTNTEEKNTLPSKETIEQEKECVKSS; encoded by the exons ATGTGCGACAAGCCAGACCTGTCCGAGGTGGAGAAGTTCGacaagaagaagctgaagaaaaccaACACGGAGGAGAAGAACACGCTGCCCTCCAAGGAGA CTATTGAGCAGGAGAAGGAATGTGTGAAGTCTTCCTAG
- the PRPS1 gene encoding ribose-phosphate pyrophosphokinase 1 isoform X2, translating into MKRCNSRAPISAKLVANMLSVAGADHIITMDLHASQIQGFFDIPVDNLYAEPAVLKWIKENIAEWKNCTIVSPDAGGAKRVTSIADRLNVDFALIHKERKKANEVDRMVLVGDVKDRVAILVDDMADTCGTICHAADKLVSAGATKVYAILTHGIFSGPAISRINNACFEAVVVTNTIPQEDKMKQCPKIQVIDISMILAEAIRRTHNGESVSYLFSHVPL; encoded by the exons ATGAAAAGATGCAAT AGTCGAGCTCCAATCTCTGCCAAGCTGGTTGCAAATATGCTGTCTGTGGCAGGTGCAGATCATATAATCACCATGGACCTGCATGCATCTCAGATTCAG GGCTTTTTTGATATCCCTGTTGATAACTTATATGCTGAGCCTGCTGTACTGAAGTGGATCAAAGAGAATATTGCAGAGTGGAAGAACTGCACCATTGTTTCACCAGATGCTGGTGGAGCCAAGAG AGTGACCTCCATTGCAGATCGATTGAATGTAGACTTCGCCCTCATTCACAAGGAGCGCAAGAAGGCAAACGAAGTGGATCGCATGGTCCTGGTGGGTGATGTGAAAGACAGAGTGGCCATTCTGGTAGATGATATGGCAGACACATGTGGTACCATCTGTCATGCTGCAGACAA GCTTGTGTCAGCAGGAGCCACCAAAGTTTATGCTATCCTAACTCACGGGATCTTTTCTGGGCCAGCAATCTCTCGGATCAACAACGCCTGTTTTGAGGCTGTCGTGGTCACAAACACGATACCCCAGGAGGACAAGATGAAGCAGTGCCCTAAAATCCAG GTGATTGACATCTCGATGATCCTTGCAGAGGCCATCAGGAGGACTCATAATGGGGAATCTGTCTCCTACCTGTTCAGCCATGTCCCTTTATAA